A region of Mesorhizobium sp. AR02 DNA encodes the following proteins:
- a CDS encoding winged helix-turn-helix domain-containing tetratricopeptide repeat protein, with the protein MPYLFEDFALDGDRRELRRGNDLIAVEPQVFDLLQYLIRNRERVVSKDDLVDAVWQGRIVSDATLASRVNAARNALQDNGEQQRLVRTILRRGFRFVGTVREEAGAEATTPMEQAKPGLGIPARPSIAVLPFVNLSGDADQDYFADGMVEDIITGLSRIRWLFVIARNSSFTYKGRAVDMKQVGRELGVRYVLEGSVRKVGSRVRITGQLIDAEDGSHLWAERYDRELTDVFALQDEITISVVAAIEPNLRRAEIERVKRKRPDSLDAYDLFLRALPDVYTFMPQGAAKGLPLLEQALAIEPSYALVHGFAAWAHQTLFIRGGMLAEHSEKASRHAHAAIEHGSGDAMALALAGFTIGLVEHDRKLADEAFSQALSLSASCAFVYAFGCVPVAYGGDATRAIDWGEQALRLNPLDAMNCVPQGMIGFGNFLNGRHEQAIVAGRRAVEMNPGFSILHGWLAAPLARLGRIEEAKAAGARLMALDPHFSIGRWSAAVGLAPEIIGDVTDAMRMAGLPE; encoded by the coding sequence TTGCCGTATCTTTTCGAGGATTTCGCCCTGGACGGCGACCGGCGCGAACTGCGTCGCGGCAACGACCTGATCGCCGTCGAGCCGCAGGTGTTCGACTTGCTGCAATATCTGATCCGCAACCGCGAGCGGGTGGTCAGCAAGGACGATCTGGTCGACGCGGTCTGGCAGGGGCGCATCGTCTCCGACGCGACGCTGGCGAGCCGCGTCAACGCAGCCCGCAATGCCCTGCAGGACAATGGCGAGCAGCAGCGCCTTGTCCGCACCATCCTGCGCCGGGGCTTTCGCTTCGTCGGCACCGTGCGCGAGGAGGCCGGCGCCGAGGCGACAACGCCTATGGAACAGGCGAAGCCTGGCCTGGGCATTCCCGCCCGCCCCTCGATCGCCGTGCTGCCCTTCGTCAACCTGAGCGGCGATGCGGATCAGGACTACTTCGCCGACGGCATGGTCGAGGACATCATCACCGGCCTGTCGCGCATCCGCTGGCTGTTCGTGATCGCGCGGAATTCAAGCTTCACCTACAAAGGCCGCGCGGTGGATATGAAGCAGGTCGGGCGCGAACTCGGCGTGCGCTATGTGCTGGAAGGCAGCGTGCGCAAGGTGGGGAGCCGCGTGCGCATCACCGGCCAGCTCATCGACGCCGAGGACGGCAGCCATCTGTGGGCCGAACGCTACGACCGCGAGCTGACCGACGTGTTCGCGCTGCAGGACGAGATCACCATCAGCGTGGTCGCCGCAATCGAGCCCAATCTGCGCCGGGCCGAGATCGAGCGCGTCAAGCGCAAGCGGCCCGACAGTCTCGACGCCTACGATCTCTTTCTGCGCGCGCTGCCCGACGTCTACACCTTCATGCCGCAGGGCGCCGCCAAGGGCCTGCCGCTGCTCGAGCAGGCGCTGGCCATCGAGCCGAGCTATGCGCTCGTCCATGGCTTTGCCGCCTGGGCGCATCAAACGCTTTTCATCCGCGGCGGCATGCTGGCGGAGCACAGCGAGAAGGCATCCCGCCATGCCCATGCGGCGATCGAGCATGGCTCGGGCGATGCTATGGCTCTGGCTCTGGCCGGCTTCACCATCGGCCTGGTCGAGCATGACCGCAAGCTCGCCGACGAGGCGTTTTCGCAGGCGCTCTCGCTCAGCGCCTCCTGTGCCTTCGTCTATGCCTTCGGCTGCGTGCCGGTGGCCTATGGCGGTGACGCGACACGCGCCATCGACTGGGGCGAACAAGCGTTGCGGCTGAACCCGCTGGACGCCATGAACTGCGTGCCGCAAGGCATGATCGGCTTCGGCAACTTCCTCAACGGCCGGCATGAGCAGGCCATAGTGGCCGGCCGGCGGGCGGTGGAGATGAACCCCGGCTTCAGCATCCTGCACGGATGGCTGGCCGCACCGCTAGCCAGGCTCGGTCGGATCGAGGAAGCAAAGGCGGCGGGAGCGCGGCTGATGGCGCTCGACCCGCATTTTTCCATCGGCAGGTGGTCGGCGGCGGTGGGGCTGGCGCCGGAGATTATCGGCGACGTCACCGACGCCATGCGGATGGCGGGCCTGCCGGAGTAG
- a CDS encoding VOC family protein gives MTLKRMDNIGIVVDDLEETIDFFRELGLELEGRATIEGEWAGRVTGLGDQRVEIAMMRTPDGHSRLELSRFLTPPVVADHRNAPVNALGYLRVMFTVDDIDDTLERLRNRGARLAGEVVQYKDVYRLCYIRGPGGLLIGLAQELR, from the coding sequence ATGACGCTCAAACGGATGGACAATATAGGAATCGTCGTCGATGACCTCGAAGAGACGATTGATTTCTTTCGCGAGCTCGGCCTTGAGCTCGAAGGGCGGGCGACGATCGAAGGAGAATGGGCCGGACGTGTCACCGGACTGGGCGATCAGCGCGTCGAGATTGCCATGATGCGCACGCCGGACGGCCACAGCCGGCTCGAGTTATCCCGCTTCCTCACGCCGCCTGTCGTCGCGGATCACCGCAACGCCCCGGTTAACGCTCTGGGCTACCTCCGCGTCATGTTCACCGTGGACGACATCGACGACACGCTGGAAAGGCTCCGCAATCGCGGCGCACGGCTCGCAGGCGAAGTCGTCCAGTACAAGGACGTTTATCGGCTCTGCTATATCCGCGGGCCTGGAGGCCTTCTCATCGGACTTGCCCAGGAACTCCGCTGA
- a CDS encoding ABC transporter substrate-binding protein, whose amino-acid sequence MKLSNGKRLERLHDRYRNGDLSRRTFLTLTAAAAAAAGLDMPWMRQALAAVEEVRFDGWGGTVQDAIDKYAFQPYTTKTKIKVVQGTFGDEDEIITKIKTSKPGDYQVIHSSGVNYYIKYVNAGLTSEINEANIPNMANVLQPMIDPFRKLTPKLSAVPYDYGTTGIAYNTKMISPEEAKEKGAALLLDKKYAGKVGGYDDMTTRVWYAALATGQDPNNLKDMDTIWAKVRETRDLAKKFWSSGAELMDLLSKGEIVVTDAWSGRVAALQDQGHPIGYLDPAGSYAWMEDMLILKGSPMAECEELINFMLDPATSIAVAEGQSYPPSLDPTKVKLTEKIEKLPAFDKTGTMKALTFADPVYWATNEDAWTKQWNRISKGA is encoded by the coding sequence ATGAAACTGTCCAACGGCAAGCGGCTTGAACGGCTGCACGATAGGTATCGCAACGGCGATCTGAGCCGCCGCACTTTCCTGACGCTGACGGCCGCCGCGGCGGCCGCGGCGGGTCTCGACATGCCCTGGATGAGGCAGGCGCTCGCCGCGGTCGAAGAGGTTCGCTTCGACGGCTGGGGCGGCACGGTGCAGGACGCGATCGACAAATATGCCTTCCAGCCCTACACGACCAAGACCAAGATCAAGGTGGTCCAGGGCACGTTCGGCGACGAGGACGAGATCATCACCAAGATCAAGACCTCGAAGCCCGGTGACTACCAGGTCATCCATTCCTCCGGCGTCAACTACTACATCAAATATGTAAATGCCGGCCTGACCTCGGAGATCAACGAGGCCAACATTCCCAACATGGCGAATGTGCTGCAGCCGATGATCGATCCGTTCCGCAAGCTGACGCCGAAACTCTCGGCCGTGCCTTACGACTACGGCACGACAGGCATCGCCTACAACACCAAGATGATCTCGCCCGAGGAAGCCAAGGAAAAGGGCGCGGCCCTGCTACTCGACAAGAAATATGCCGGCAAGGTCGGCGGCTATGACGACATGACCACGCGCGTCTGGTACGCGGCGCTCGCCACCGGACAGGACCCCAACAACCTCAAGGACATGGACACGATCTGGGCCAAGGTGCGCGAGACGCGCGATCTCGCCAAGAAGTTCTGGAGCTCCGGCGCCGAGCTGATGGACCTGCTTTCCAAGGGCGAGATCGTGGTGACAGACGCATGGTCGGGCCGCGTTGCCGCATTGCAGGACCAGGGCCATCCGATCGGCTATCTCGATCCGGCTGGCTCCTATGCCTGGATGGAGGACATGCTGATCCTGAAAGGCTCGCCGATGGCCGAGTGCGAGGAGTTGATCAACTTCATGCTCGACCCGGCGACCTCCATCGCGGTGGCCGAGGGCCAGAGCTATCCGCCGTCGCTCGACCCGACAAAGGTCAAGCTGACCGAGAAGATCGAGAAGCTGCCGGCCTTCGACAAGACCGGCACGATGAAGGCATTGACCTTCGCCGACCCGGTCTACTGGGCGACCAACGAGGACGCCTGGACCAAGCAGTGGAACAGGATCTCGAAAGGTGCCTGA
- a CDS encoding ABC transporter ATP-binding protein — translation MPDSQDLSQVPRPEAAGAARAGVGVSAPGGAGTSQPAVEFRDIDIAYGKFVAVRDFSLSIAKGSFITLLGPSGCGKTTILRSIAGLVDISGGQIMIDGRRVDDVPIYKRNIGLVFQSYALFPHKNVFDNVAFGLKYRNVPKPEIARKVGQALDMVRLPGSEKKLPSQLSGGQQQRIALARAIVFEPQVLLLDEPLSALDANMREEMRVEIKKIQKETGITAIFVTHDQEEALSMSDRIVVMNAGAVEQIGTPQEVYETPATAFVADFLGKANMLAGTVSRSGQGTAVVLATGQTIEVACPRPLAQGSKVTVVVRPQKLSVGAAASANLLSGRVVSASYLGGSAIYEIDIGGKTSIRANAPITGRVLREGETIDLGFDPEGCVLLDEDGQRIL, via the coding sequence GTGCCTGACAGCCAAGACCTTTCACAGGTGCCCCGGCCGGAAGCGGCCGGGGCGGCAAGGGCCGGTGTGGGCGTGTCCGCGCCGGGCGGCGCCGGGACGAGCCAGCCGGCGGTCGAGTTCCGCGACATCGACATTGCCTATGGCAAGTTCGTCGCCGTGCGCGATTTCTCGCTCTCCATCGCCAAGGGCAGCTTCATCACCTTGCTCGGGCCTTCGGGCTGCGGCAAGACCACGATCCTGCGCTCCATCGCCGGCCTCGTCGACATTTCGGGCGGCCAGATCATGATTGACGGGCGCCGGGTCGACGACGTGCCGATCTACAAGCGCAACATCGGGCTGGTCTTCCAGAGCTACGCGCTGTTCCCGCACAAGAACGTCTTCGACAATGTCGCCTTCGGCCTGAAGTACCGCAACGTGCCGAAGCCCGAGATTGCGCGCAAGGTCGGCCAGGCGCTGGACATGGTGCGGCTACCCGGCAGCGAGAAGAAGCTGCCGTCGCAGCTGTCGGGCGGGCAGCAGCAGCGTATCGCGCTCGCCCGTGCCATCGTCTTCGAGCCACAGGTGCTGCTGCTCGACGAGCCGCTATCGGCGCTGGACGCGAACATGCGCGAGGAGATGCGCGTCGAGATCAAGAAGATCCAGAAGGAAACCGGCATCACCGCTATCTTCGTCACCCACGATCAGGAAGAGGCGCTCTCCATGTCGGATCGCATCGTGGTGATGAACGCAGGCGCGGTGGAGCAGATCGGAACCCCGCAGGAGGTCTACGAGACGCCGGCCACGGCCTTCGTCGCCGACTTCCTCGGCAAGGCCAACATGCTTGCCGGGACTGTGAGCAGGTCCGGCCAGGGAACGGCGGTGGTGCTTGCCACCGGTCAGACGATCGAGGTGGCATGTCCAAGGCCGCTTGCGCAGGGCAGCAAGGTCACTGTCGTGGTGCGGCCGCAGAAACTGTCGGTCGGCGCGGCGGCGAGCGCCAACCTTCTGTCCGGCCGCGTCGTCTCGGCCTCGTATCTGGGCGGCAGCGCCATCTACGAGATTGACATCGGCGGCAAGACCAGCATCCGCGCCAACGCGCCGATCACCGGCCGCGTCCTTCGCGAAGGCGAGACGATCGACCTCGGATTCGACCCTGAGGGCTGCGTTCTGCTCGACGAAGACGGTCAGCGGATTTTGTGA
- a CDS encoding ABC transporter permease has protein sequence MKARRKEEGRWAWRLTGFVTVCVYIFMFAPIVATVILSFNASMFGGFPMTGFSLQWYGKLMANEQVLAAFRTSLWIALVTAAVTTAIGVVTAFALVRFEFRGKQALSTLVILPALVPETILGVGLLVLIKAIDQPRTMLLLVLGHILLAVPYVVLITQARMVGIRRVYEEAALSLGASRFSSFREITLPLLIPAVVGGALLAFTISFDNTSASLFWRPAGVETMPTQILSMLKISISPEINALGTVMILVTVGIPLLGGLILQSLTRLKRRGQPKEEAR, from the coding sequence ATGAAGGCGCGGCGAAAAGAGGAAGGCAGATGGGCCTGGCGGCTGACCGGCTTTGTCACGGTCTGCGTCTACATCTTCATGTTCGCGCCGATCGTGGCGACAGTGATCCTGTCGTTCAACGCCTCGATGTTCGGCGGCTTCCCGATGACCGGCTTCAGCCTGCAATGGTACGGCAAGCTGATGGCCAATGAGCAGGTGCTGGCCGCCTTCCGCACGTCGCTGTGGATCGCGCTGGTCACCGCCGCTGTCACCACGGCAATAGGTGTCGTCACGGCGTTTGCGCTGGTGCGCTTCGAATTTCGCGGCAAGCAGGCGCTGAGCACGCTGGTGATCCTGCCGGCGCTGGTGCCGGAGACCATCCTCGGCGTCGGCCTTCTGGTGCTGATCAAGGCGATCGACCAGCCGAGGACCATGCTTTTGCTGGTGCTCGGCCATATCCTGCTCGCGGTGCCTTACGTTGTGCTGATTACCCAGGCGCGCATGGTCGGCATCCGGCGCGTCTATGAGGAGGCGGCACTCTCGCTCGGCGCCTCGCGCTTTTCGTCCTTCCGCGAGATCACGCTGCCGCTGCTCATCCCTGCCGTCGTCGGCGGCGCGCTGCTCGCCTTCACCATCTCGTTCGACAACACGTCGGCCAGCCTGTTCTGGCGGCCGGCAGGCGTCGAGACCATGCCCACCCAGATCCTTTCGATGCTCAAGATCTCGATCAGCCCGGAGATCAACGCGCTCGGCACCGTGATGATCCTGGTGACCGTCGGCATCCCGCTGCTCGGCGGCCTGATCCTGCAGAGCCTGACCAGATTGAAACGACGCGGCCAACCAAAGGAGGAAGCACGATGA
- the plsY gene encoding glycerol-3-phosphate 1-O-acyltransferase PlsY, with protein MVFWTASVAGLAIAYLFGSVPTGYLAGRLLRGIDIRQHGSRSTGATNVLRTLGKGPALAVLLVDVLKGVAAIVFARWLYALPFLTPPAGLDPQSFVPWAVCMAGLAVLLGHGRSVWLNFTGGKSAAPGLGVLLALSWPIGLGAAAVFCAVLALSRIVSLSSMLAALTAIALVCGLDQPLPYRLLVIAGGLYVLARHRANIRRLLAGTEPRLGQGSPESKTEPQI; from the coding sequence ATGGTTTTCTGGACAGCGAGCGTGGCTGGACTGGCGATCGCTTATCTCTTTGGCTCCGTCCCCACGGGCTATCTGGCGGGGAGACTGCTGAGGGGTATCGATATCCGGCAGCATGGCTCCAGATCCACCGGCGCAACCAACGTCTTGCGGACCCTAGGCAAAGGGCCTGCCTTGGCGGTGCTGCTGGTCGATGTGTTGAAAGGCGTGGCGGCGATCGTCTTTGCCCGCTGGCTCTATGCGTTGCCGTTCCTCACGCCGCCGGCAGGGCTTGACCCGCAAAGCTTTGTGCCGTGGGCCGTCTGCATGGCCGGACTTGCCGTGTTGCTGGGGCATGGCCGTTCGGTCTGGTTGAATTTCACCGGTGGCAAATCCGCCGCGCCAGGGCTCGGCGTGCTCCTGGCGCTGTCCTGGCCGATCGGTCTGGGTGCCGCGGCGGTTTTCTGCGCCGTGCTGGCACTTTCCAGGATTGTTTCCCTGAGCTCGATGCTGGCGGCGTTGACGGCGATTGCTCTCGTCTGCGGCCTGGATCAGCCTTTGCCCTACCGGCTGCTGGTGATTGCCGGCGGCCTCTATGTGCTCGCGCGCCACCGCGCCAACATCCGGCGGCTGCTGGCCGGCACGGAGCCGCGCCTGGGGCAAGGTAGCCCGGAATCGAAAACGGAACCGCAGATCTAG
- a CDS encoding FAD-dependent monooxygenase yields the protein MHNPIPYDVVIAGAGPVGLFLACELRLAGLSVLVLEQAESPSSPLKRLPFGMRGLNVPTIEAFHRRGLLDDIAPPANDGPGGGKLAAAHWMQQPRRPGGHFAGIQFHLDAVDSSKWPYRLPDPAGTSMAVEMEHLEIVLAARAGAMGVEIRRGLGVDGFTQSDEGVAIRAGGETFHASWLVGCDGGRSTVRKLGGFAFTGTDAEFTGYSVEVELADPDILSLGRHYTPTGMYTYSRPGTIAMVEFDGAAFHRTDPITPEHVQAVLRRVSGTDVTLTALRLATTWTDRAYQAAAYRNGRVLLAGDAAHIHSPLGGQGLNLGLGDAMNLGWKLAATIRGDPPAGLLDSYFDERHPVGAQVLDWSRAQVALMRPSRSSRALEAIIRDLIDTRDGATYFAERVWGVSLRYDLGGSHPLVGRSAPDFELADGTRLGERLRTGQGLLLDFDISPALRALASRWNGRITYVAADARGRLGLSAMLVRPDGFVAWAADAEPDVEEAAKAASRWFGEAATL from the coding sequence ATGCACAACCCGATTCCCTATGATGTCGTAATTGCCGGTGCCGGTCCTGTCGGCCTGTTTCTCGCCTGCGAGCTGCGTCTGGCAGGCCTCTCCGTGCTGGTGCTGGAGCAGGCCGAGAGCCCCAGCTCGCCGTTGAAGCGGCTCCCCTTCGGCATGCGCGGCCTTAACGTGCCCACCATCGAGGCCTTCCACCGTCGCGGCCTGCTGGACGACATTGCGCCGCCGGCGAACGATGGCCCGGGCGGCGGCAAATTGGCTGCCGCGCACTGGATGCAGCAGCCGCGCCGCCCCGGTGGCCATTTCGCCGGCATCCAGTTCCACCTCGATGCCGTCGACAGCTCGAAATGGCCGTATCGCCTGCCGGACCCGGCCGGCACCAGCATGGCGGTCGAGATGGAGCATCTCGAAATCGTGCTTGCCGCGCGCGCAGGCGCGATGGGCGTCGAGATCAGGCGTGGCCTCGGCGTCGACGGCTTCACCCAGTCGGACGAAGGCGTGGCCATCCGCGCCGGTGGCGAGACTTTTCACGCAAGCTGGCTCGTCGGTTGCGATGGCGGCCGCAGCACGGTTCGCAAGCTCGGCGGCTTTGCGTTCACCGGCACCGATGCCGAGTTCACCGGCTATTCCGTTGAAGTCGAGCTGGCCGATCCCGACATACTCAGCCTCGGCCGCCACTATACGCCGACGGGCATGTATACCTACTCCCGGCCCGGCACCATCGCGATGGTCGAGTTCGACGGAGCCGCTTTCCACCGGACAGACCCGATCACACCAGAACATGTGCAGGCGGTGTTGCGCCGCGTGTCCGGCACGGACGTCACCCTGACGGCGTTGCGCCTCGCCACGACCTGGACCGATCGCGCCTACCAGGCGGCCGCCTACCGCAACGGCCGGGTGCTGCTTGCCGGCGACGCCGCGCACATCCATTCGCCGCTGGGCGGCCAGGGGCTCAACCTCGGGCTCGGCGATGCGATGAACCTTGGCTGGAAGCTTGCCGCCACCATACGCGGCGACCCGCCGGCCGGCCTGCTCGACAGCTATTTCGATGAACGGCATCCGGTGGGCGCACAGGTTCTCGACTGGTCGCGCGCCCAGGTCGCGCTGATGCGGCCAAGCCGCAGTTCGCGCGCGCTCGAAGCCATCATCCGCGATCTCATCGACACGCGCGACGGCGCGACCTATTTCGCCGAGCGCGTCTGGGGCGTTTCGCTGCGCTACGACCTTGGCGGCAGCCACCCACTGGTGGGCCGCAGCGCGCCCGATTTCGAACTGGCCGACGGGACGAGACTCGGCGAACGCTTAAGGACCGGGCAAGGCCTGCTTCTGGACTTCGACATCAGCCCTGCCCTTCGGGCGCTGGCCAGCCGCTGGAATGGGCGGATCACCTATGTTGCTGCGGACGCCAGGGGGCGGCTGGGCCTCAGCGCCATGCTCGTGCGCCCGGATGGCTTTGTCGCCTGGGCTGCTGATGCTGAGCCTGACGTTGAGGAGGCTGCAAAGGCCGCGTCACGGTGGTTTGGCGAGGCGGCGACGCTGTGA
- a CDS encoding glutathione S-transferase family protein — protein sequence MIPTITAFERSPDGGKGLARDTRVRWALEEVGQPYEVRLVSFAGMKAPGHLAIQPFGQIPTYEEGSLCLFETGSIIFHLAEQHAGLLPRERHARARAITWMFAALNTVEPPVLDLTTARIFEADRSWAEERLPLVKDRVRAVLDKLSAYLGAAEWLDGAFSAGDLLMVSVLLRLRMSGILDEYQNLAAYVARGEARPAYARAFAAQFAINAPS from the coding sequence ATGATCCCCACCATCACAGCCTTTGAACGGTCGCCCGATGGCGGCAAGGGACTGGCGCGCGATACGCGCGTTCGCTGGGCGCTCGAAGAAGTGGGGCAGCCCTATGAGGTTCGTCTCGTTTCCTTCGCCGGGATGAAGGCGCCTGGCCATCTGGCCATCCAACCCTTCGGCCAGATCCCCACCTATGAAGAAGGATCTCTATGCCTGTTCGAGACCGGCTCGATCATCTTTCATCTTGCCGAGCAGCATGCGGGCCTGCTGCCCCGGGAACGCCATGCCCGCGCCCGCGCGATCACCTGGATGTTTGCCGCGCTCAACACCGTCGAGCCGCCGGTCCTCGATTTGACGACGGCCAGGATATTCGAAGCCGACAGGTCCTGGGCCGAGGAGCGCCTGCCGCTGGTGAAAGACCGTGTTCGGGCAGTGCTGGACAAGCTCTCGGCCTATCTGGGCGCCGCAGAATGGCTCGATGGTGCATTCAGCGCGGGCGATCTGTTGATGGTATCGGTGCTGCTGCGCCTGAGAATGTCAGGCATTCTGGACGAATATCAAAACCTGGCTGCCTATGTGGCGCGCGGGGAAGCACGGCCCGCTTATGCCAGGGCTTTCGCCGCGCAATTCGCCATCAACGCCCCATCATAA
- a CDS encoding ABC transporter permease, which translates to MKRRWTLYDPRLAWMLVAPVLLLLIFFLVLPIAVMAAYTFFTFVTAGVETSALTTANWHEFLTDSYYSGFLLKTLRVGAMTAVLCGVLGYFPAYFIWATTFKHKWLLLLLLIVPFWISFTIRTFSWINILGEQGVINVALLKLGIINEPLPMLYNEGAVILGMLHFLLPYMILNVYVSLEGIDRTLISAARSMGCTSAQAFREVTLPLSLPGLAAGLLLCFVLAAGSYVTPQLLGSGRDALFGNLIYDTIMGELNWPMGATLSIVLFVVLGFFAAIYTRYMGMSQIVKGLGG; encoded by the coding sequence ATGAAACGACGATGGACATTGTATGATCCGCGGCTGGCCTGGATGCTGGTCGCGCCGGTGCTCTTGCTGCTGATCTTCTTCCTGGTGCTGCCGATCGCCGTGATGGCGGCCTACACCTTCTTCACCTTCGTCACCGCCGGTGTGGAAACCAGCGCGCTGACGACGGCGAACTGGCACGAATTCCTCACCGACAGCTATTATTCCGGCTTCCTTTTGAAGACGCTGAGGGTCGGCGCGATGACGGCGGTGCTCTGCGGCGTGCTGGGCTATTTTCCCGCCTATTTCATCTGGGCGACGACCTTCAAGCACAAGTGGCTGCTCTTGCTTTTGCTCATCGTGCCGTTCTGGATCAGCTTCACCATCCGCACCTTCTCGTGGATCAACATCCTGGGCGAACAGGGCGTCATCAACGTTGCGCTGCTGAAACTGGGCATCATCAACGAGCCGTTGCCGATGCTCTACAATGAGGGCGCGGTCATCCTGGGCATGCTGCACTTCCTGCTGCCCTACATGATCCTCAATGTCTATGTCAGCCTCGAGGGCATCGACCGCACGCTGATTTCGGCCGCTCGCTCGATGGGCTGCACGAGCGCGCAAGCGTTCCGCGAGGTCACGCTTCCGCTTTCGCTGCCCGGCCTGGCGGCGGGCCTGCTGCTCTGCTTCGTGCTGGCCGCCGGCAGCTATGTCACGCCGCAGCTGCTCGGCTCCGGCCGCGACGCGCTGTTCGGCAATTTGATCTACGACACCATCATGGGCGAGCTGAACTGGCCGATGGGCGCCACGCTTTCCATCGTGCTGTTCGTCGTGCTCGGCTTCTTCGCCGCCATCTACACACGCTACATGGGCATGTCGCAGATCGTCAAAGGACTGGGTGGATGA
- a CDS encoding alpha/beta hydrolase → MSNNAANSVVLVHGGFVDGSGWEGVYHQLKKDGYDVTIVQNPTTSLADDVAVTKRAIAEAKGDVILVGHSYGGVVVSEAGTDPKVAAVVYIAAFAADAGESVSTLIANPPPGASVPPILPPVDGFLMLDKAKFAASFAADVRPSLAAFMADSQVPWGIPALEGKVTKPAWRVKPSWYLVATDDHMIPPPAQRQMATRAGATTVEVPGSHAVYVSDPSAVAKIIEQAAAGVGKK, encoded by the coding sequence ATGTCGAACAATGCAGCAAATTCCGTCGTCCTCGTGCATGGCGGCTTTGTCGATGGCTCCGGCTGGGAAGGCGTCTACCACCAGCTCAAGAAAGACGGCTACGACGTCACCATCGTCCAGAACCCGACCACCTCGCTCGCCGACGATGTCGCGGTGACCAAGCGCGCCATCGCAGAGGCGAAGGGCGATGTCATCCTGGTCGGCCATTCCTATGGCGGCGTCGTGGTGTCGGAAGCCGGCACGGATCCCAAGGTGGCTGCTGTCGTCTATATCGCGGCCTTCGCGGCGGATGCCGGCGAGTCGGTCTCGACCCTGATCGCCAACCCGCCTCCCGGCGCTTCCGTGCCGCCGATCCTGCCGCCCGTCGACGGCTTCCTGATGCTCGACAAGGCTAAGTTCGCCGCTTCCTTCGCCGCCGATGTCCGTCCCTCGCTCGCTGCCTTCATGGCGGACTCGCAGGTTCCGTGGGGCATTCCGGCGCTCGAAGGCAAGGTCACCAAGCCGGCCTGGAGGGTGAAGCCGAGCTGGTATCTCGTCGCCACCGACGATCATATGATCCCGCCGCCGGCACAGCGCCAGATGGCGACCCGGGCCGGGGCAACGACGGTGGAAGTGCCCGGCAGCCACGCGGTCTACGTTTCCGATCCCTCGGCTGTCGCCAAGATCATCGAACAGGCGGCTGCCGGCGTCGGCAAGAAGTGA
- a CDS encoding GlxA family transcriptional regulator: MARRFAFLLVRDFTLSPLSLFIDTLRLAGDEGDRSRRIEFDWEIVGERGLPIRASCGVELLPTKEIGNPEDFDNVVVVGGLLDTNRSLSSDKEAFLLRAAEKGVPLTALCTGSFVLARYGLLDGYAAAVSWFHIKDFRGQFPDVNAHADSLFSVDRGRSTCAGGTGAADLAGYFVSQFIGQKAAEKAAKILVLDRIRSSRDVQPVGDLFPAASSRAVKRALLLMESNLQETLSVSEIASRLNCSRRQLERLFGTELGIGPMAAYLALRVHHAKSLLEGSDLQIGDIAYRCGFTNAGHFSRVFRQQTGITPTHLRHPNRMPAGAAGQ; this comes from the coding sequence ATGGCAAGGCGGTTTGCGTTTCTCCTGGTTCGCGATTTCACCCTGTCGCCGCTGTCGCTGTTCATCGACACGCTACGTCTGGCGGGCGATGAGGGCGACCGCAGCCGCAGGATCGAGTTCGACTGGGAGATCGTCGGCGAACGCGGCCTGCCGATCCGGGCAAGCTGCGGCGTCGAATTGCTCCCTACGAAGGAGATCGGCAATCCCGAAGATTTCGACAATGTGGTGGTGGTCGGCGGCCTGCTCGACACCAACCGTAGCCTGAGTTCCGACAAGGAAGCGTTCCTGTTGCGCGCCGCCGAGAAGGGGGTGCCGCTGACGGCGCTGTGCACGGGAAGCTTCGTGCTCGCGCGCTACGGCCTGCTCGACGGCTACGCTGCTGCCGTCAGCTGGTTCCACATCAAGGATTTCCGCGGCCAGTTCCCCGATGTCAACGCCCATGCCGACAGCCTATTTTCCGTCGACCGTGGCCGCTCGACCTGCGCCGGCGGCACGGGTGCCGCAGACCTCGCCGGCTATTTCGTGTCGCAGTTCATCGGCCAGAAGGCGGCGGAAAAGGCCGCCAAGATCCTGGTGCTCGACCGGATCAGAAGCAGCCGGGACGTGCAACCCGTCGGCGACCTGTTTCCAGCGGCGTCGAGCCGCGCGGTGAAGCGCGCCTTGCTGTTGATGGAGAGCAATCTCCAGGAGACGCTGTCGGTCAGCGAGATCGCAAGCCGCCTGAACTGCTCGCGGCGCCAACTCGAGCGTCTCTTCGGCACCGAGCTCGGCATCGGCCCGATGGCGGCATACCTGGCGCTACGGGTGCATCATGCAAAGTCGCTGCTCGAAGGCAGCGACCTGCAGATCGGCGACATCGCCTATCGCTGCGGCTTCACCAATGCCGGCCATTTCAGCCGCGTGTTCCGCCAGCAGACCGGCATCACGCCAACCCATCTCAGGCATCCCAACCGCATGCCCGCCGGCGCGGCGGGACAATGA